AAAGAAAAAGCTCCTTTATTCTTCATCTGTGAAAGCATATCCTTTAGTGAGACGGTAAACACTTTTAAATCCTGATGAGTGTATTCCTGTTCAACGGAAGGATTATTTTCACCCGCCATAAAATCATCTTGGGAGTAGGGTAACACAACAGCGTCCTTAATACGGACACTTTGTATATCTTGCTTGTCTTCACGATTTGCCAAGTAATAAAATTTTAAATATTGATCTCCGTCATCTGCTGCCTCGTAAAAGTGCTTTAAAAAGATCGGATGCTCAATCTGCTTTGACTGATAATAGAGGGAGTTGCCGATCCAACTTAACACAGCCAGAATAATGCCTGCCCAAAACCACTTTTCTCTCACATACGTTCCCCCTTAAACAATATCCTTATTTTACCATATTATGAAACTAACGAGTAATCCTTTTCGTTAAAAATCCCTTTTACACCCACACATCTGGTCAACAAAAGGGGCGATCCTTCACTCTGACCGGAAGCTGTCTGTTCAGCTGCTTCTGATGACGAGCCATTTATCAGCTCTGCATAAAAAGGAATGCCATTTAAAAGCTGTGCCATCCTCAGCCTCTTAAAGGTGAGCTGTCTTTAGGGGGCTTTGTTATGAGCCTGCGTTGTACCGCATAGACTATGATGTAACGGTACAATGGGGAGGGGCTTAGATGTATTACAACCGGCCGGAATTTACAGCTGACCACATGAGGAACATCATCAAGGTAACCGGTGAGGGTTCCGTATTTGCCGTACCCGATCAAGCCAAGCTTTCCTTAGGCGTAATCACGGAAAATAAAGATGTGAACACTGCGCAAAAGCAGAACAATGAGATCATGGCGAACGTCATTCATGGATTGTTAACGATGGGGATCAAGAACAAAGACATCCAGACCTCACTCTATCGCATTGAACCGCAATATGTTTATGAGAACGGACAGCAGAATCTTAAAGGCTATCAGGTAAACCATCAGCTTCAGGTGACGGTGGATGATGTGGGCAGGACGGGAGTCGTGATTGATACAGCGGTCAGCCAGGGAGCAAATTCCGTATCATCGATTCAGTTCACTGTGTCTTCTCCAGATGCTTTTTATAACCGAGCTCTGTCGCTTGCAGTAAACAGTGCACAGCAAAAAGCGATGGCTATATCCCGTGATCTTGGTGTCACGCTCAATCGGGTTCCGGCAAAAGTAACAGAGCTGTCAAAGGGCATCCATCCAGGGCCTGTTCCGTTTCAGGGAGCGATGCTGTCACAGGGAAGTTCCGTGCCGATCCAGACTGGAGAGAATGAGATTACGGCCCGTATTGAGGCAGAATTTTTTTATACTCCATAAAAAAACATAAATTTCAAAAGAAATGAGTTAGAATCTTATTAAAGGGATCTAGCTCTTTTTTTATGAATGAAAGTTTTTTATAGGATGGAGGATGGCAATGAGTTCACAGGAGCCCATTATTAAAGTAGAGCATCTCGTGAAACGCTATGGTGATTTTATCGCCGTAAAGGGAGTTGACTTTGAAGTACATAAAGGTGAAGTATTCGGGCTGCTCGGTCCGAACGGCGCCGGAAAAACGACAACGCTGGAAATGCTTGTCGGCCTGAGAAAACCGGATGAAGGAACAGCCTGGATCGGTGAATTTGATATTAAGAAGCACCTGGAACACGTCAAGGAAGTGATTGGAGTACAGCTTCAATCTACGACGCTGTTTGAACTGCTGACCGTTGAAGAGATTTTGAAAATGTATGCCAGCTTCTATCCCAAGCATATATCCATCCCGGATCTGATCGAAGACATGATTTTAACCGATAAGCGTAAAAGCCGGATCAAAAGCTTATCAGGCGGCCAAAAGCAAAGGCTGGCGATTGCGCTGGCACTCGTGCACGATCCTTGGATCATTTTCCTGGATGAACCGACAACAGGACTTGATCCGCAGGCTCGGCGTACCTTGTGGGATATTATTCTGAATTTGAAGGAAAGAGGAAAGACGGTCATGCTGACAACGCACTATATGGATGAAGCTCATGTGCTCTGTGACCGGATTGCCATTATGGATCAGGGACAGCTGATCGCACTGGATACACCTGAGAATCTGGTGAAAAATCTTCAGTCGGACAGCGCCGTTGAGTTCCGTTTAACAGAAGATGCACCCATCCTGGATTTAAAAGAAATTGAAGGGGTCAAGCAGACAGGCAGCCATAAGGATGTTCAAGTGCTTTATACCGATAATCTACAGCAGACGCTGACCAGCCTGATTCAGACCGCATCTGAAAAAGATCTGAAACTGACCGATCTGCAGACACGCACCGCCACTTTGGAGGATGTGTTCATCCATATGACAGGAAGGAGCTTGAGAGAAGGATGAAAGCATACTGGCAATTAACGTTAGCTCAATTACGCATTTTCCTGCGCAACCGCCAGGTCTTGTTCTGGACGCTTGCGTTTCCGATCTTCCTCATGGTCATGCTCGGCTCTTTTCTCGGCAATGGAAACGGCGTGTCGGTCACGATCGGATATGTGGATCAGGATCAATCTGTCCAATCTAAACAGCTTGCAAGTCTTTTGAAGAAAAACGAAGCGATATCACTCGAAAAATCATCGAGTAAAAAAGAGGCGCTCTCCAAGCTGAAAAAAGGAGACGTCCAGCTTGTACTGCAGGTCCCGAAAGGCTATGAAACAAGGATGAAGAGTGCGGCTCAGGGTGAAAAGCCATTCAGGCTTCCTGTTTTTTATAATGAAACGAACATGGCTGTCTCGCAGGTTGGACAGCAGCTCGTGAATAATGCAGTCGATGCCATCAGTAAACAGAAGGCGGATTATAAGCCATCGGTGGTCATCAACCCAAAAGGTGTAGAGACGCTGAATCTCCGCTATATCGACTTTCTTGTCCCGGGGATCGTGGCGATGATGATCATGAGCAACAACATGAACGGGGTAGCAGGACAGATCGCATCATGGCGCGAACGCGGAATCTTGCGAAGGATGCAGGGAACGACATTGAAAGCCCACACCTTTATCGCGGCACAGATTACCGCCCGGCTGATGCTGAATGGGTTACAAGCGCTCATCGTTCTTGGCGTCGCCCGGCTCGTATTTGATGTAGAAATCCGGGGATCGTGGCTGACCCTCGTCAGCTTTGTCATCTTGGGTACACTCGCGTTCATGGCGATTGGCTTTATCATTGCAGGGATTGCCAAAACACCGGAAAGTGCAGGACCGATCGCAGGCTTCCTATCTTTTCCGATGCTGTTTTTGGGCGGAGTGTTCTTTCCAATTAAAAATATGCCGGAATTTCTTCAGCCGATCGTGCATATCCTTCCCATAGCTCACTTAACAACTGCGATGAGGGAGACGATGAATGTTGGCGCTTCGTTTATGAGCCTGGGAACAGAGGCCCTGATTCTTGGCTGCTGGCTGATTGGTGCCTTTATAGTAGCGAGCCTCACGTTTAAGTGGGAATAAGAAGTTCGAAAATTAGGAGGAAAAAACATGGAAAATCAAAACTATCAAAACCATACACGGATGCATCCGTTGTTTCATTATGTCCTGTCCCTTTTCGTGCTGGGAACACTCGTAACAGCACTGGTTTACTTTGTCCGTTCGCTGAGTAATGGAGAGAATGTACTCCTTGCCTGTGTGGTGCTTTTAGCGGCAGGGTCACTGGTTATTCTATTTTTACTCGTAAGAAGTTATCCGCTGAAGGCGCAAGACCGGGCCATCCGTGCCGAAGAGAATCTGCGGCACTTTGTACTAACCGGCAAGCTCATGGATTCCAGGCTGACAACCGGACAGATTGTCGCTTTACGCTTTGCCAGTGATCAAGAACTGCCAGCGTTGAGCCAAAGAGCAGCTGAAGAAAGTTTGCGTTCTAAAGAAATTAAGCAGGCGATCAATGAATGGCGCGGGGATTACTATCGGGTATAGGAAAAAACAGCCGTTTTGGCTGTTTTTTTCTATGGGTATGGCTCTGTAAATAGATTTACCCGCTGAAATGAAACATTTACCCGCCAAAACAGACGATTTACCTGCTAAAATCCAAAAATACCCTCCGAAACAAAAGAAATACCCGCCAAAACGATATTATGGAAACTAGCACACTATCATAAGCAAAAAAAAGAAAGGAAAGGCACGCTGCCTTCCTTTCTTTTTAAACTCAAAACGGAATGATCGTTAAGACGAGAGCTACGAGAATCATTACCGCGGTTGCACCACAGGCCCATTTCAGGAAGCCTCGCTGCAAGTCTCCGAAGTCTTCGCCTACCATGCCGACTAATAGATAAGTAGAAGGGACCAATGGACTTAATAGATGGACCGGCAATCCTAAAAGGGAAGCGCGTCCGATCATGGCTGGATCAATGCCGTATCCAGCAGCTGCTTTGGCAAGCAAAGGCAGGACGCCGTAATAAAAGGCATCATTGGACATGAAAAAGGTAAACGGTGCAGAGATGATGGCTGTAATGAGCGCAAAGTGTGAACCCAATGCATCAGGGACATGTGTGATCATCGTGTTGGCCATAGCATCGACCATTTTTGTACCTGAAAGAATTCCTGTGAAAATACCTGCGGCAAAAACCATCGTGACGACAGATAAGGCATTATCAGCATAGTTGGCAATTCTTTCTTTCTGGTCACGCAGTTTTGGATAATTCATCGTAATGGCAATAGCAAAGCCAATCATAAATAAAACAGTTGTTGGCAAAAGTTCTTTGATCAATGCAACAAGAAGCAGGATTGTTAGCAGATAGTTCACTACGATGAGCTTTGGACGCTTTAAACCGACAGCATCAGCATCAACAGCAGCGGCCTGCATCGCCATTGTTTTATAATCAATCTCAAGAACACCTACACGGCTGCGTTCTTTTTTTCCGAGAATAAAGGCCATGAACAGGACGAACACTACGCCGCCGATCATGGATGGAATAACAGGCGTAAAGATATCAGACATCTCGAGGTGCAGCGCTGTCATCGCTCTGGCAGTAGGACCGCCCCATGGAAGGAGGTTCATCACACCGGACGCAGATACGGCAATACCGGCCAAAACAAGAGGCCTCATGCCAATTCTTTTGTACAATGGAAGCATTGCTGAGATGGTGATCATGTAGGTCGTCGTGCCGTCACCATCTAACGAAATTAACAAAGCCAGTACTGCTGTTCCGATGGCGATCTTTACAGGATCTCCTTTTACAACTTTCAGAATGCTTGAGATAATGGGATCAAACACACCGGCATCAATCATAATGCCGAAGAAGAGAATGGCGAACAGGATCATGATTCCTGTAGGCGCTACACTTTTTATGCCCTCAAGCGCCATCGGTCCGATATCTTTGCCGAATCCGCCAATCAAGGCGAAAGCTACAGGGACAACCATCAAGGCGATCATGGCGGTCAGGCGTTTTGTCATAATTAAAACCATGAATGTAAGTATCATTAAAAAACCTAATAATGCGAGCATCGTCTTCACCCCTTTTGTAAGTAAGTTGAGTGTAAACAAAATATTCTGAAATGAAAACGTTTTCAAAATAAAGTTATTAAAGTACTTTAAATTAATTTTGTACATAAAGTTCATGAGAAAACTAAAAGAGGACGGCGATTTCGCCATCCTCTTACAGGGGATAATATTTCTTTTCGGGGCGGCCGACAATGCCGTAGACAACTTCGGCTTTGGATTCGTTTATGGAGGAGAGGTACTCGAGATACCGGCGCGCAGTAATTCTTGAAGCTCCAATCTCGTTTCCGACTTCCTCTGCAGAAAGCCCGTCCCTTTTTGCCTGAAGGACGGCCTTCACTTTGCCCAGTGTGATCTCATCGATTCCTTTTGGGAAGCTGGTTCCTTTTTTGGATTGCTCAAGTTTCCTCTTATCAAAAATCAAATCAATCAGGTTTTGATTCACTTGTTCATTGGATGAAAGGAGATTATGCTTTTTAATAAATGACTGGATGATCTCATCAAATCGTTCCCGGCTCACAGGTTTGATTAAATAATTCTCCGCGCCATATCCCAGGGCTTTCTCAAGGAACTCCTTGTCCGTCGCGGCTGTAATCATGATAATACTCAGTTTAGGAAAGTGCTCACGGATGAGAGGGAGGAGATCAGAGCCCAGCATATCAGGCAGATACACATCAAGAAGAAGCAGGTCGGGTTCCGTTGTTTTCAGCAATTGCAGCGTCTGTTCTCCGGTCAATGCCTTTCCGACCACCTCAATCTCATTGAATTTCTTCAAAAACTTTTCATGTATATCGGCTATTCGAAAATCATCTTCGGCTATCGCTGCTTTGATCATATGAATCAGCTCCCTTATCATTCTTAGGAAGATACACCGTAAATACAGTACCAGTGCCTGGATTACTTTGCACTTCAATTATTCCATTCATATCCCGTACCGCTTCGTCCGCATTTGATAAGCCATATCCTCTTGGTTCATCTCCGTCTTTAGAAGTGTAGCCCCGATTGAAGAGAAGCGGTATTTCTTTATCGTTTATTCCTTTGCCATTATCCTCAATTTCAAAAATAATTTCACTGCCGATATCGGTAACAAAAAGCGTGACTTTCGGACTCTTCACATGATAAACCGCTTCGAAAGCGTTATCAATTAAATTTCCAAGAATAACAATTAAGCTGGAGAGCTTGAAGTGTGCCGGCAGTTCTTCCAGAAAACTATCAGAAGCGATCTCAAACTGTATTTTTTTCTCAGAAGCTTTTCCCAGCTTGCCTAATAGAATCGCTTGTACTTTTGTATCTTTAATTTGGTTAAAGACGACGGCATTTTGAAATTGCAGGACCTGTGTTTCGCTTTTGATCATACTGATGGCCTGCTCATATTCACCAAGCTGCAAGAGACCATACAGAACATATAATTTATTGGTAAACTCATGGGTTTGCGAACGAAGGTCTTCAGAATACTGTTTGACTTCAGAAAGGGTATTGATCATCTGCTCCACCTCTGTTTTGTCCCGGAAGGAAGCAACCACACCGCTGATCTTGTTTTGATGAAAGAGAGGGGTACAGTTAACGATCACTGTTTTATCTTTCCAAAACATCTCTTTATCACTTTGGGGGTTACCGTGCTTTAACACCTCATAAAGATAAGCGGAGGGAAAGAGGCCGTCCACTTTCATATGCCGGACAGATCCTTCAATATCGAGCAGCTTCTTGGCCGATTGGTTCATATTCGTTATCCGTCCTTCTTTATCAATGGCCAATATGCCCTCTTTAACGGAATGATACACAGCGTTCTTTTCTTTATACAGTGCGGCGATCTCATACGGTTCAAGCCCCATCGTATCTCGCCGGATATCTCTAGAAAGGATATAGCTCCCAATCACAGATACCAGCAGTGCGATAAGAGAAACAAAAAGGACTTTTAAGAAGTTGTTCATGATCTGTTCATGAATGTCTTCCAACAAAAATCCTACGGAAACGAGGCCGATGATCTTTCCTTGCTGGTTATAGATCGGGGATTTTCCTCTGAGAGAGGGACCGAGAGAACCTTTTGCCTGTGAAACGTAATACTCCCCTTTAAGAGCTCTGTCATTATCGCCCCCAGTCATTTTTCTTCCGATTTCTGAAGGGATGGGATGTGAATAGCGGATGCCGGATGTGTTGCCGACCACAATGAATTCAGCACCAGTATGTTTACGTATCTTTTCAACGAGAGGCTGTATCGTTTTGGATGGATCGCTCGATTGGAAAGCATCAATAACCGTAGGCATGAAGGATATGGATT
This genomic stretch from Fictibacillus marinisediminis harbors:
- a CDS encoding DUF6526 family protein, whose protein sequence is MENQNYQNHTRMHPLFHYVLSLFVLGTLVTALVYFVRSLSNGENVLLACVVLLAAGSLVILFLLVRSYPLKAQDRAIRAEENLRHFVLTGKLMDSRLTTGQIVALRFASDQELPALSQRAAEESLRSKEIKQAINEWRGDYYRV
- a CDS encoding ABC transporter ATP-binding protein encodes the protein MSSQEPIIKVEHLVKRYGDFIAVKGVDFEVHKGEVFGLLGPNGAGKTTTLEMLVGLRKPDEGTAWIGEFDIKKHLEHVKEVIGVQLQSTTLFELLTVEEILKMYASFYPKHISIPDLIEDMILTDKRKSRIKSLSGGQKQRLAIALALVHDPWIIFLDEPTTGLDPQARRTLWDIILNLKERGKTVMLTTHYMDEAHVLCDRIAIMDQGQLIALDTPENLVKNLQSDSAVEFRLTEDAPILDLKEIEGVKQTGSHKDVQVLYTDNLQQTLTSLIQTASEKDLKLTDLQTRTATLEDVFIHMTGRSLREG
- a CDS encoding response regulator, with product MIKAAIAEDDFRIADIHEKFLKKFNEIEVVGKALTGEQTLQLLKTTEPDLLLLDVYLPDMLGSDLLPLIREHFPKLSIIMITAATDKEFLEKALGYGAENYLIKPVSRERFDEIIQSFIKKHNLLSSNEQVNQNLIDLIFDKRKLEQSKKGTSFPKGIDEITLGKVKAVLQAKRDGLSAEEVGNEIGASRITARRYLEYLSSINESKAEVVYGIVGRPEKKYYPL
- a CDS encoding CitMHS family transporter; amino-acid sequence: MAKSPSSFSFLMNFMYKINLKYFNNFILKTFSFQNILFTLNLLTKGVKTMLALLGFLMILTFMVLIMTKRLTAMIALMVVPVAFALIGGFGKDIGPMALEGIKSVAPTGIMILFAILFFGIMIDAGVFDPIISSILKVVKGDPVKIAIGTAVLALLISLDGDGTTTYMITISAMLPLYKRIGMRPLVLAGIAVSASGVMNLLPWGGPTARAMTALHLEMSDIFTPVIPSMIGGVVFVLFMAFILGKKERSRVGVLEIDYKTMAMQAAAVDADAVGLKRPKLIVVNYLLTILLLVALIKELLPTTVLFMIGFAIAITMNYPKLRDQKERIANYADNALSVVTMVFAAGIFTGILSGTKMVDAMANTMITHVPDALGSHFALITAIISAPFTFFMSNDAFYYGVLPLLAKAAAGYGIDPAMIGRASLLGLPVHLLSPLVPSTYLLVGMVGEDFGDLQRGFLKWACGATAVMILVALVLTIIPF
- a CDS encoding SIMPL domain-containing protein, with protein sequence MYYNRPEFTADHMRNIIKVTGEGSVFAVPDQAKLSLGVITENKDVNTAQKQNNEIMANVIHGLLTMGIKNKDIQTSLYRIEPQYVYENGQQNLKGYQVNHQLQVTVDDVGRTGVVIDTAVSQGANSVSSIQFTVSSPDAFYNRALSLAVNSAQQKAMAISRDLGVTLNRVPAKVTELSKGIHPGPVPFQGAMLSQGSSVPIQTGENEITARIEAEFFYTP
- a CDS encoding ATP-binding protein; its protein translation is MKAIKVSLQIKILGLVLLLGALLILLLTGYFSYKESKQIEENKGRLALELSKSISFMPTVIDAFQSSDPSKTIQPLVEKIRKHTGAEFIVVGNTSGIRYSHPIPSEIGRKMTGGDNDRALKGEYYVSQAKGSLGPSLRGKSPIYNQQGKIIGLVSVGFLLEDIHEQIMNNFLKVLFVSLIALLVSVIGSYILSRDIRRDTMGLEPYEIAALYKEKNAVYHSVKEGILAIDKEGRITNMNQSAKKLLDIEGSVRHMKVDGLFPSAYLYEVLKHGNPQSDKEMFWKDKTVIVNCTPLFHQNKISGVVASFRDKTEVEQMINTLSEVKQYSEDLRSQTHEFTNKLYVLYGLLQLGEYEQAISMIKSETQVLQFQNAVVFNQIKDTKVQAILLGKLGKASEKKIQFEIASDSFLEELPAHFKLSSLIVILGNLIDNAFEAVYHVKSPKVTLFVTDIGSEIIFEIEDNGKGINDKEIPLLFNRGYTSKDGDEPRGYGLSNADEAVRDMNGIIEVQSNPGTGTVFTVYLPKNDKGADSYDQSSDSRR
- a CDS encoding ABC transporter permease yields the protein MKAYWQLTLAQLRIFLRNRQVLFWTLAFPIFLMVMLGSFLGNGNGVSVTIGYVDQDQSVQSKQLASLLKKNEAISLEKSSSKKEALSKLKKGDVQLVLQVPKGYETRMKSAAQGEKPFRLPVFYNETNMAVSQVGQQLVNNAVDAISKQKADYKPSVVINPKGVETLNLRYIDFLVPGIVAMMIMSNNMNGVAGQIASWRERGILRRMQGTTLKAHTFIAAQITARLMLNGLQALIVLGVARLVFDVEIRGSWLTLVSFVILGTLAFMAIGFIIAGIAKTPESAGPIAGFLSFPMLFLGGVFFPIKNMPEFLQPIVHILPIAHLTTAMRETMNVGASFMSLGTEALILGCWLIGAFIVASLTFKWE